In Salinibacterium sp. ZJ70, one DNA window encodes the following:
- a CDS encoding anthranilate synthase component I family protein — MRPGLVRHQLSGVFEAARLFDAMHPEGDAFWLDSGQAGRAFLGTGERIALPQGEVLPRLRAELAAMSVPSALGRVPLGVVGWFGYELREETTGEMVRERGPLPDAAFLRVDRLIEVHPDGTAALLALGDAWTGELAAWRDQTASLAVAAMERPRPAHRAGRITAEPVWRDDPERYLESVRACQAAIHEGEAYQLCLTSEVRVAGSFDARAVFDAVRATGATHHGGLIRIGESSLVSASPERFLEVDADGLVQTSPIKGTRPRHPDPDEDARLADELLASEKERAENLMIVDLMRNDLSRVCETGSVAVTRLHVVEPYPRVHQLVSTIQGRLRPAATAIDAVAACFPAGSMTGAPKLRAVRILDELEQRPRGPYAGAFGYLAADGSADLAMTIRTIVIDPDGATVGAGGGITALSVPEEELAEARLKAAALLDDLAASVQPQRE; from the coding sequence ATGCGTCCTGGGCTCGTGCGACATCAGCTCTCCGGCGTATTCGAGGCTGCGAGACTCTTCGACGCCATGCATCCCGAGGGGGATGCGTTCTGGCTCGATTCGGGACAGGCAGGCCGTGCCTTTCTCGGCACCGGCGAGCGGATCGCTCTGCCGCAGGGGGAGGTGCTGCCGCGACTGCGTGCCGAACTCGCCGCCATGAGCGTGCCGTCGGCGCTCGGGCGCGTGCCGCTCGGAGTGGTCGGATGGTTCGGCTACGAGCTGCGCGAGGAGACGACGGGCGAGATGGTGCGCGAGCGCGGTCCGCTTCCGGATGCCGCGTTCCTGCGTGTGGATCGACTCATCGAGGTGCACCCCGACGGCACGGCCGCGCTGCTCGCCCTCGGCGACGCGTGGACGGGGGAGCTGGCCGCGTGGCGCGACCAGACGGCGTCCCTCGCCGTGGCCGCGATGGAGCGCCCCCGCCCGGCGCATCGCGCGGGCCGCATCACGGCCGAGCCGGTGTGGCGTGACGACCCCGAGCGCTACCTCGAGAGTGTCCGGGCGTGCCAGGCCGCGATCCACGAGGGCGAGGCGTATCAGCTGTGCCTCACGAGCGAGGTGCGCGTCGCAGGCTCGTTCGACGCACGCGCGGTGTTCGACGCCGTGCGCGCGACCGGGGCGACGCACCACGGCGGACTCATCCGCATCGGCGAGTCATCCCTCGTCTCCGCCTCACCCGAGCGCTTCCTCGAGGTCGACGCCGACGGCCTCGTGCAGACGAGCCCCATCAAGGGCACCCGCCCGCGGCATCCCGACCCCGACGAGGATGCGCGCCTCGCGGATGAGCTTCTCGCGAGCGAGAAGGAGCGCGCCGAGAACCTCATGATCGTCGACCTCATGCGCAACGACCTGTCGCGCGTCTGCGAGACGGGCTCCGTGGCCGTCACGCGCCTCCACGTCGTCGAGCCGTACCCGCGGGTGCATCAGCTCGTCTCGACCATCCAGGGGCGGCTGCGACCCGCTGCGACCGCGATCGACGCCGTCGCAGCGTGCTTCCCCGCCGGATCGATGACGGGCGCCCCCAAGCTCCGCGCGGTCCGGATCCTCGATGAGCTCGAGCAGCGGCCGCGCGGTCCGTACGCAGGTGCGTTCGGCTACCTCGCCGCCGACGGCTCCGCGGACCTCGCGATGACGATCCGCACGATCGTGATCGATCCGGACGGCGCGACGGTGGGCGCGGGTGGCGGCATCACGGCGCTGTCGGTGCCCGAGGAGGAGCTCGCCGAGGCACGCCTCAAAGCGGCCGCTCTGCTCGATGACCTCGCGGCCTCCGTCCAGCCGCAGCGCGAGTAA
- the leuS gene encoding leucine--tRNA ligase: MTQHEQGETPGADEYDFRRIQEHWLPVWDEMKPFSTDDPTDERPRKYVLDMFPYPSGDLHMGHAEAYALGDVIARYWRIRGHNVLHPIGWDSFGLPAEGAAIKRGIDPREWTYENIAQQRASMRRYATSFDWDRVIHTSDPEYYKWNQWLFLKLYEKGLAYRKASWVNWCPFDQTVLANEQVVDGRCERCDNVVTKKKLTQWYFKITDYADRLLDDLDQLEGTWPSKVIAMQRNWIGRSVGADVDFEIEGLDEKVTVFTTRPDTLFGATFMVVAPDSELAAKLVADASDEVKTAFAAYLAEVQKSNEIERQDATREKTGVPLGRFAINPINGERIPVWSADYVLADYGHGAIMAVPAHDQRDLDFARTFDLPVRLVVDTRAADAEETLEEIDPAVTGVALVGDGVMVGSGPLDGLRKAEAVPAAIAHLEKLGTGRAAKNFRLRDWLISRQRYWGTPIPILHTEDGREIPVEESALPVALPPSEGLDLQPKGTSPLGGAEDWVNVTLPDGTVARRDPDTMDTFVDSSWYFLRFLSPNDDTQAFDVEEAKKWAPVDQYVGGVTHAILHLLYARFITKVLHDLGYIDFEEPFTALLNQGMVLMEGSAMSKSRGNIVRLSDQLDEYGVDAVRLTMAFAGPPEDDIDWADVSPAGSAKFLARAWRAANDVTSEPGADAAAGDAKLRRVTHRLLADAPGLIEGFKFNVVVARLMDLVNSIRKTIDSGAGAADPAVREAVEVTAVLLSLFAPYTAEDMWAKLGHAPSVAHQVLPEADPALLVEDSVVAVVQVDGKVRDKFEVSPSIAPEELEALARASANVQRFLADREIVNVVVRAPKIVSIATKG; the protein is encoded by the coding sequence GTGACCCAGCACGAGCAGGGCGAGACGCCCGGCGCCGACGAGTACGACTTCCGCCGCATCCAGGAGCACTGGCTCCCCGTGTGGGACGAGATGAAGCCGTTCTCGACCGATGACCCCACCGACGAGCGCCCACGCAAATACGTGCTCGACATGTTCCCGTACCCGTCGGGCGACCTGCACATGGGGCACGCGGAGGCATACGCCCTCGGCGACGTCATCGCGCGCTACTGGCGCATCCGCGGCCACAACGTGCTGCACCCCATCGGATGGGACTCCTTCGGCCTCCCCGCCGAGGGCGCCGCGATCAAGCGCGGCATCGACCCGCGCGAGTGGACCTACGAGAACATCGCCCAGCAGCGCGCGTCGATGCGCCGCTACGCGACGAGCTTCGACTGGGATCGCGTGATCCACACGTCCGACCCCGAGTACTACAAGTGGAACCAGTGGCTGTTCCTCAAGCTCTACGAGAAGGGCCTCGCGTACCGCAAGGCCAGCTGGGTCAACTGGTGCCCCTTCGACCAGACGGTGCTCGCGAACGAGCAGGTCGTCGACGGCCGGTGCGAGCGCTGCGACAACGTCGTCACCAAGAAGAAGCTCACCCAGTGGTACTTCAAGATCACCGACTACGCGGACCGTCTGCTCGATGACCTCGACCAGCTCGAAGGCACCTGGCCGTCGAAGGTCATCGCGATGCAGCGCAACTGGATCGGCCGTTCGGTGGGTGCGGACGTCGACTTCGAGATCGAGGGCCTCGACGAGAAGGTGACGGTGTTCACCACGCGTCCCGACACCCTGTTCGGCGCCACCTTCATGGTCGTCGCACCGGATTCGGAGCTCGCCGCGAAGCTCGTCGCCGACGCCTCCGACGAGGTGAAGACGGCGTTCGCCGCCTACCTCGCCGAGGTGCAGAAGTCGAACGAGATCGAGCGCCAGGACGCCACCCGCGAGAAGACGGGTGTGCCGCTCGGCCGCTTCGCGATCAACCCCATCAATGGGGAGCGCATTCCGGTGTGGAGCGCCGACTACGTGCTCGCCGACTACGGTCACGGCGCGATCATGGCGGTGCCGGCCCACGATCAGCGCGACCTCGACTTCGCGCGCACCTTCGACCTCCCGGTGCGCCTCGTGGTCGACACGCGCGCGGCCGACGCTGAGGAGACCCTCGAGGAGATCGACCCCGCGGTCACGGGCGTCGCGCTCGTGGGCGACGGCGTGATGGTCGGCTCGGGGCCGCTCGACGGTCTGCGCAAGGCTGAGGCCGTTCCCGCCGCGATCGCCCACCTCGAGAAGCTCGGAACCGGTCGCGCGGCGAAGAACTTCCGTCTGCGTGACTGGCTCATCTCGCGCCAGCGCTACTGGGGAACCCCCATCCCGATCCTTCACACGGAGGACGGCCGTGAGATCCCTGTCGAGGAGTCGGCTCTGCCCGTGGCGCTGCCGCCGTCGGAGGGTCTCGACCTGCAGCCGAAGGGCACCTCGCCGCTCGGCGGTGCCGAGGACTGGGTGAACGTGACGCTGCCCGACGGCACCGTCGCGCGCCGTGACCCCGACACGATGGACACCTTCGTCGACTCGTCGTGGTACTTCCTGCGCTTCCTGTCGCCGAACGACGACACACAGGCGTTCGACGTCGAGGAGGCCAAGAAGTGGGCCCCCGTCGACCAGTACGTGGGAGGCGTCACGCACGCGATCCTGCACCTGCTGTACGCGCGCTTCATCACGAAGGTGCTGCACGACCTCGGCTACATCGACTTCGAGGAGCCGTTCACGGCGCTGCTCAACCAGGGCATGGTGCTCATGGAGGGCTCGGCGATGTCGAAGAGCCGCGGCAACATCGTGCGCCTCTCCGACCAGCTCGACGAGTACGGCGTCGACGCTGTGCGCCTCACGATGGCGTTCGCGGGCCCGCCCGAGGACGACATCGACTGGGCGGATGTCTCGCCGGCCGGTTCGGCGAAGTTCCTCGCGCGCGCCTGGCGTGCCGCGAACGACGTGACCTCGGAGCCCGGGGCCGACGCCGCCGCAGGTGACGCCAAGCTCCGCCGTGTCACCCATCGCCTGCTCGCCGACGCTCCGGGGCTCATCGAGGGCTTCAAGTTCAACGTCGTGGTGGCGCGTCTCATGGATCTGGTGAACAGCATCCGCAAGACGATCGACTCGGGTGCGGGAGCAGCTGACCCGGCCGTGCGCGAGGCCGTCGAGGTCACCGCCGTGCTGCTGTCGCTGTTCGCGCCCTACACGGCCGAGGACATGTGGGCGAAGCTCGGCCACGCTCCCTCGGTCGCGCACCAGGTGCTCCCGGAGGCCGACCCGGCGCTGCTCGTCGAGGACTCCGTCGTGGCCGTGGTGCAGGTCGATGGCAAGGTGCGCGACAAGTTCGAGGTCTCGCCGTCGATCGCGCCTGAGGAGCTCGAGGCACTCGCGCGCGCATCCGCGAACGTGCAGCGCTTCCTCGCCGACCGCGAGATCGTCAACGTGGTCGTGCGCGCCCCGAAGATCGTGAGCATCGCCACGAAGGGCTGA
- a CDS encoding lipocalin family protein, which produces MTNATEVRAIDHLDVDRYLGQWFEIGRLPLKWEPKGARDITAQYSANDDGTIRIDNRCIDDKGEPTQSVGRAKQTGEKTSELTVTFLPEFLRWIPFTEGDYWVLRIDDDYAYSLVGTPDRKNLWLLSRTPQAEATVIDSYLETARSMGFDLADWIVPEQSGSIVSDAQLENA; this is translated from the coding sequence ATGACGAACGCGACCGAGGTCCGAGCCATCGACCACCTGGATGTCGACCGTTATCTCGGGCAGTGGTTCGAGATCGGACGGCTGCCGCTCAAGTGGGAGCCGAAGGGTGCGCGCGACATCACCGCGCAGTACTCGGCGAACGATGACGGCACCATCCGAATCGACAACCGCTGCATCGACGACAAGGGCGAACCCACGCAGAGCGTCGGGCGTGCGAAGCAGACGGGGGAGAAGACGAGCGAGCTGACCGTCACGTTCCTGCCCGAGTTCCTGCGCTGGATCCCGTTCACCGAGGGCGACTACTGGGTGCTGCGCATCGACGACGACTACGCGTACTCACTCGTGGGCACGCCCGACCGCAAGAACCTGTGGCTGCTCTCCCGCACTCCGCAGGCGGAGGCTACGGTCATCGACAGCTACCTCGAGACCGCCCGCTCTATGGGGTTCGATCTCGCCGACTGGATCGTGCCCGAGCAGTCGGGGAGCATCGTGAGCGACGCGCAGCTCGAGAACGCCTGA